ACGTACGATAGACCGCGTTATTTCGTTTCATTGCACTATATTACAAGGGATGCATCGATATACGCTGTAAGGAAACAAAGGAGATCCGTCTGTCATGAGGTTGTTTCAAGCGAAAAATATCCTAAGGTTTTGTTTAGTGAGATGATATCAGATTTTAAAGCAAGAAGGTTGTGGCTTCCATTTTTGTGCTATACCCCGAGCCAATATTGTTACCAATGGTTGGAAAAGGGTGAATCCAACTCCCACTAGACCGAGGTACCGTGGCGTTAGCGAAAACCATGAAGCCATATTACCAGAATGTTTTCCAGAAGAAATTAATGTCGCAGATGATGTTTCTAGAAGACACGGGAAATTGACAGAGACTCACTCGGCGCGTCCGATTCAGAACCGTCAGGTTCCATTCAATCTATTTGCTTCCGATTAGAATACAGTGGTATTCACAGCATCGCGAGCCCTCTCTCCAAGTCGTCCTCGGCTGTAGTGAGCCATGCATATTCCCAATCGCCTACAATCATTTCTCCTAACTTTTCCAGCTTTTCAAGTCCAACCTCCTCTCCTTTTTGAACTTCCAAGAACTCCGGGGCATTAAATTCGTACAATAGGCCATGCGTCCTTGATGCTGAGTGTACAAAATTAGCAAACGGCCTCCGTATGGCGTCGTAGATATTCGTCAGCCTAGACAATGGCACCTGGGTTTGAACAGCTTTAGATATGAGGTGTGCAAGAATGTAAGAATCCTAGGTGAAATCAGCATAAGTTCGAAATTCGGATCTTAGCGTAATTTACTTCAATAGCTTGACCGGCACCATTCCCCTGATGAGGTGTCATTGCATGAGCCTAATAGTTGCGAAAGCCTAGTTAAAGTTTAATTGGACTGCATGGAGGCGGAGCACATACGGCATCACCGAGGAGAAGCACATTACCATATGTGTATGATCGTAGTGGCTGGATGGCATGGATAGCCCATCTCGATGGCTTAGACATGTGCTAGACAAGGGGAGGTCATGGAAAAAATAAATATCCTCAAAAATCGCAAACTAACCTTCACTAGGCAACgtacttcctcttcccagcTGTCAAAAAATGGAACCACCTCCTCATTTTTTGCATCCTGAAACGACGGTCCATCATATTGAGTGCCTTCTTTCTCCATATCGCATACATACGCAGCGATATTGATGACACTGCCCTGGAGTATAGGATACGCCACAATATGCTGAAGAGTATCCAGGAGACAAAATTTTGGTTAGAATTGCATTCGCTTACCTGGTTTTTTCCACAGTACTGCCTTGACGGTGTTAATGTTTGTGCAGGAAGACGAGTCGCTACTTACGATCGTTGGGATGTTTAGTGCGCGATGTTCGGGTAATTCAGCAGCAATCAGGTGGCTAGGGATCATCGATCGATACGCAAAGCTTCCGCTCCACACAGGGTCAGAGGTGGTTTGAGAGAAAGGCTCATTTTCCCTGACGAACTGCTTCCGCACCACGGATTTGAGTCCGTCAGCACCTACGAGGAGGTCGCAGTAGGCGGTCGTTCCATCTTCAAACGATAACTGGATTTCATTTGAAAGAACACTATAGCATCGAAGCCGCTTGGATAGATTGCACTGAATAGAAGGCGATAAGTTTTTTAACAGTACCTCCTGGACGACCGCACGATGGAATGACAGCGCGGCTCCTGCAAAAACAAGGTCTCGAATAGGTGTCCCATTGGGTTGGTCAGCTTTCCGGAAGTGAAACCCTAATCCTGTAATTGAGAGTTACTAGTAAGCTAGTAACATTTTTAATGAGAAAATGAACACCGACGTGGAGTTCCATCTGGAATGTGCTGGCCAGGAGACAGTTGACCTGCAAGCACGGAATCTAC
This portion of the Psilocybe cubensis strain MGC-MH-2018 chromosome 12, whole genome shotgun sequence genome encodes:
- a CDS encoding Salicylate hydroxylase — protein: MRVWIDNLLSVNSDSFKMPLRIGIIGGGIGGLTLAVALSRLNLQDHIQVNIYESAPELTQIGAGITFWPRAWKILEKLGVDSVLAGQLSPGQHIPDGTPRLGFHFRKADQPNGTPIRDLVFAGAALSFHRAVVQEVLLKNLSPSIQCNLSKRLRCYSVLSNEIQLSFEDGTTAYCDLLVGADGLKSVVRKQFVRENEPFSQTTSDPVWSGSFAYRSMIPSHLIAAELPEHRALNIPTIYCGKNQHIVAYPILQGSVINIAAYVCDMEKEGTQYDGPSFQDAKNEEVVPFFDSWEEEVRCLVKHMSKPSRWAIHAIQPLRSYTYGNVLLLGDAAHAMTPHQGNGAGQAIEDSYILAHLISKAVQTQVPLSRLTNIYDAIRRPFANFVHSASRTHGLLYEFNAPEFLEVQKGEEVGLEKLEKLGEMIVGDWEYAWLTTAEDDLERGLAML